Proteins encoded by one window of Lasioglossum baleicum chromosome 4, iyLasBale1, whole genome shotgun sequence:
- the Ifc gene encoding delta4-sphingolipid-FADS-like protein ifc, whose translation MGQHVSRTDFEWIYTEEPHASRRKIILEKYPQIKKLFGYDPNFKWIVTGLVLIQCVSLYFVKDLSYPMLFLVAYCFGGVINHSLMLAIHEIAHNLAFGHCRPKANRLFGYFANLPIGLPISVSFKKYHLIHHRYQGDEVLDTDLPTLVEAKLFCTTFGKFCWVLLQPFFYAFRPLVVYPLLPTNLEYINLAIQLTFDGLIWYLFGGKALVYLLSGSALAMGLHPVAGHFISEHYMYKKGFETYSYYGPLNWITFNVGYHNEHHDFPAVPGSRLPEVRRIASEFYDNLPQHNSWTSVLYDFIMDPDIGPYARIKRKHKGLPS comes from the exons ATGGGCCAGCACGTTTCGAGAACCGATTTCGAATGGATTTACACGGAAGAGCCGCATGCATCGCGTCGCAAAATAATTTTAG AAAAATATCCACAAATCAAAAAACTGTTTGGATATGATCCAAACTTCAAATGGATAGTCACAGGACTAGTTTTGATTCAATGTGTATCTTTGTATTTTGTAAAGGATTTAAGTTATCCGATGCTCTTCCTTGTAGCATATTGTTTTGGAGGAGTAATTAATCATTCCTTGATGTTAG CAATACACGAGATAGCCCATAATCTTGCCTTTGGACATTGCAGACCCAAGGCCAATAGATTATTTGGTTATTTTGCAAATTTACCTATAGGTTTACCAATTTCTGTTAGTTTCAAAAAATATCATCTGATACATCATCGT TATCAAGGAGACGAAGTATTAGATACCGATTTACCAACATTAGTAGAAGCCAAATTATTTTGTACAACATTTGGGAAATTCTGTTGGGTACTTCTACAACCATTTTTTTATGCGTTTAGACCCCTTGTTGTTTATCCATTGTTGCCCACTAACCTGGAATACATTAACTTAGCGATACAACTTACGTTCGATGGGTTaatatggtatttatttg GTGGGAAAGCTCTAGTTTATTTACTTTCTGGATCAGCATTGGCGATGGGTTTGCACCCTGTGGCTGGTCATTTCATATCTGAACATTACATGTACAAGAAAGGATTTGAAACATATAGTTACTACGGTCCATTAAATTGGATTACATTTAACGTTGGATATCATAACGAACATCATGATTTTCCTGCTGTTCCTGGTTCAAGATTACCAGAG GTGAGGAGAATAGCTTCAGAGTTTTATGATAATTTACCGCAACACAATTCTTGGACCTCTGTGCTATATGATTTTATTATGGATCCGGATATCGGACCCTATGCTAGAATAAAAAGGAAACATAAGGGACTTCCttcgtaa